A single genomic interval of Fibrobacter sp. UWB13 harbors:
- the alr gene encoding alanine racemase: protein MKLLATPPDLNKIARPNWIEINLDALCNNIQFIRSQIPASTKILLPVKADSYGHGSLACSFAAKFGGADYLGVAHISEGMLLRQYGMDLPILVLGPCTPSDFAYFVEYQLTAAITDIRTAMAFDQFLGETGTECKAHLAIDTGMNRYGFDAEDFNNIRAALSLKHLKFEGMFTHLATADMPGNPKTEIQIQRFTRLVDVLEAEGLRPEICHCSSSAGTLTHPESHFDMVRPGLTLYGYNCMGAVPTTLPIKPVMKIKSTIRHVHDVKPGETVSYGGYWAAQQLTRIATIAIGYGDGYLRGEYNKGFVFIRGQLCPILGRVCMDATMVDVSHIPDVQVGETVDVVNGELDFRISMESVAEEHHTIPYEITSRVARRLYRKYYWKNRLVRWDYLKEEFGVKEFKEYPLR from the coding sequence ATGAAACTTTTAGCTACTCCTCCCGATTTAAATAAGATTGCTCGCCCGAACTGGATTGAAATCAACCTAGACGCCCTCTGCAACAACATTCAATTTATCAGAAGCCAGATTCCGGCTTCCACAAAGATTTTGCTCCCTGTCAAGGCCGACTCTTACGGTCACGGAAGCCTCGCCTGCTCTTTCGCCGCTAAGTTCGGTGGTGCCGATTACCTCGGTGTCGCCCACATCAGCGAAGGCATGCTGCTTCGCCAGTACGGCATGGACTTGCCGATTCTCGTGCTTGGTCCTTGCACACCTTCTGACTTTGCATACTTTGTCGAATACCAGCTCACGGCTGCCATTACCGACATCCGCACCGCAATGGCTTTCGACCAGTTCCTTGGTGAAACAGGCACCGAATGCAAGGCTCACCTCGCCATTGACACAGGCATGAACCGCTACGGTTTTGATGCCGAAGACTTCAACAACATCCGCGCTGCACTCAGCCTCAAGCATCTCAAGTTCGAAGGCATGTTCACGCATCTCGCTACAGCCGACATGCCGGGCAACCCGAAAACAGAAATTCAGATCCAGCGCTTTACACGACTCGTCGATGTGCTCGAAGCTGAAGGACTCCGTCCTGAAATTTGCCACTGCTCTAGCTCCGCAGGCACGCTCACACACCCCGAAAGCCATTTCGACATGGTGCGCCCTGGTCTCACGCTTTACGGCTACAATTGCATGGGTGCAGTCCCGACCACATTGCCGATCAAGCCGGTCATGAAAATCAAGTCCACCATCCGCCACGTGCACGACGTGAAGCCTGGCGAAACTGTTAGCTACGGCGGTTACTGGGCAGCCCAGCAGCTCACGCGCATCGCAACCATCGCAATCGGTTACGGCGACGGTTACCTCCGCGGCGAATACAACAAGGGCTTTGTCTTCATTCGCGGACAGCTTTGCCCGATTCTCGGACGCGTCTGCATGGATGCGACGATGGTCGACGTAAGCCACATCCCGGATGTGCAAGTTGGCGAAACTGTTGACGTCGTGAACGGTGAACTCGACTTCCGCATTTCGATGGAAAGCGTTGCTGAAGAACACCACACGATTCCGTACGAAATCACTAGCCGCGTGGCTCGCCGCCTGTACCGCAAGTACTACTGGAAGAACCGCCTCGTGCGCTGGGATTACCTCAAGGAAGAATTCGGCGTCAAGGAATTCAAGGAATATCCATTGCGCTAG
- a CDS encoding carbon-nitrogen hydrolase translates to MNKIKVYTLQGKWTGDFDSNNKWYKDEALKLKGKDIDLLVLPELFHTPYFPFEENADFFDLAIEKDHPIVAEWQEIAKELNAVVVFPFFEKRARGIYHNSAFVFERDGSIAGLYRKSHIPDDPAFYEKYYFIPGDTGFEPIKTSAGTLGVLICWDQWFPEAARIMSLKGADVLIYPTAIGWMDSEPKEIYPRQQDSWMTVMRGHAIANRTFVIAANRSGVEGHLTFWGTSFVAAPDGYILQKCDPEFLGASYVELDLAETEENRRWWPHFRDRRVDLYKDILKIWAD, encoded by the coding sequence ATGAACAAGATTAAAGTATATACGTTGCAAGGCAAATGGACCGGGGATTTCGATTCCAATAACAAGTGGTACAAGGACGAAGCGCTCAAGCTCAAGGGCAAAGACATCGATTTGCTCGTCCTCCCCGAACTTTTCCACACTCCGTACTTCCCGTTCGAAGAAAACGCAGACTTTTTCGATTTAGCGATTGAAAAGGATCACCCGATTGTCGCCGAATGGCAAGAAATTGCAAAGGAACTGAACGCCGTTGTCGTGTTCCCGTTCTTTGAAAAGCGCGCTCGTGGCATCTACCACAACTCGGCATTCGTGTTTGAACGTGACGGAAGCATCGCTGGGCTTTACCGCAAGAGCCACATTCCCGATGACCCCGCCTTCTACGAAAAGTATTACTTTATTCCGGGTGACACCGGTTTCGAACCGATCAAGACGAGCGCAGGTACGCTTGGCGTGCTTATTTGCTGGGACCAGTGGTTCCCTGAAGCCGCCCGTATCATGAGTCTCAAGGGTGCCGACGTGCTCATCTACCCGACCGCAATTGGCTGGATGGATTCTGAACCCAAGGAAATTTACCCGCGACAGCAAGATAGCTGGATGACAGTCATGCGCGGACATGCGATTGCAAACCGCACATTCGTGATTGCTGCTAACCGCTCGGGCGTCGAAGGACACCTCACGTTCTGGGGCACAAGCTTTGTCGCTGCACCGGACGGATACATCTTGCAAAAGTGCGATCCGGAATTCTTGGGTGCAAGCTATGTCGAGCTCGACCTTGCCGAAACCGAAGAAAATCGCCGTTGGTGGCCGCATTTCCGCGACAGACGCGTGGACTTGTACAAGGACATTTTGAAGATTTGGGCTGATTAG
- the prfB gene encoding peptide chain release factor 2 (programmed frameshift): protein MAFNTTHTGLIELRSRIDKLWGYLDLEAKTEELYVLEKDSGDPNLWNDQEKAQAMMKKIGNLKGLIDSWKEVSQTCDDLAELYEMSKDEESADLTATLESDIADLKSRVEAMEFKKMLNGPDDACACLMSIHPGAGGTESQDWALMLFRMYTHFFEREKMDFKVVDFQEAEDAGLKSATIEITCENAYGLLRSEIGVHRLVRISPFDANARRHTSFTAVYLYPEHEDVEFDLDMSEVRVDTYRSSGAGGQYINKTDSAVRMTHLPTGIMASCQTERSQIQNRETCYKMLKTMVAEHYRLEEEAKRDARMAEKKKVEWGSQIRSYVLQPYQLVKDLRTGVETSDTAGVLDGKIKPFIDAYLLSTSEANKQ, encoded by the exons ATGGCATTCAACACTACACATACCGGGCTTATCGAGTTGCGCAGCCGCATCGATAAACTCTGGGGGTATCTT GACTTAGAGGCAAAGACCGAAGAACTCTACGTCCTTGAAAAGGATTCCGGCGACCCGAACCTGTGGAACGATCAGGAAAAGGCGCAGGCAATGATGAAAAAGATTGGGAACCTCAAGGGTCTCATTGATTCCTGGAAAGAAGTTTCTCAGACATGCGACGACCTTGCCGAGCTTTATGAAATGAGCAAGGACGAAGAATCTGCCGACCTTACGGCGACGCTTGAATCCGACATTGCAGACCTAAAGTCTAGAGTCGAAGCTATGGAATTCAAGAAGATGCTGAACGGTCCGGACGATGCCTGTGCATGCCTCATGTCCATCCATCCGGGTGCAGGTGGTACAGAGTCCCAGGACTGGGCGCTCATGCTTTTCCGCATGTACACGCATTTCTTTGAACGCGAAAAGATGGATTTCAAGGTTGTGGACTTCCAGGAAGCAGAAGATGCGGGTCTCAAGAGTGCTACGATTGAAATCACTTGCGAAAACGCTTACGGCTTGCTCCGTTCGGAAATCGGCGTTCATCGCTTGGTGCGCATCAGCCCGTTTGATGCCAATGCCCGCCGTCATACGAGCTTTACTGCCGTTTATCTGTACCCCGAACACGAAGATGTGGAATTCGATCTCGACATGTCCGAAGTGCGCGTGGACACGTACCGCAGTAGTGGTGCTGGTGGTCAGTACATCAACAAGACGGATTCCGCAGTGCGCATGACCCACTTGCCGACAGGTATCATGGCGAGCTGCCAGACGGAACGTTCCCAGATCCAAAACCGTGAAACCTGCTACAAGATGCTCAAGACCATGGTCGCAGAACACTACCGCTTGGAAGAAGAAGCGAAGCGCGATGCCCGCATGGCCGAGAAAAAGAAGGTCGAATGGGGTAGCCAGATCCGCAGCTACGTGTTGCAGCCGTACCAGCTCGTGAAGGACCTCCGCACAGGCGTTGAAACGTCTGACACGGCAGGCGTGCTCGATGGAAAGATCAAGCCGTTCATCGACGCTTATCTGCTGAGCACAAGCGAAGCGAATAAGCAGTAA
- a CDS encoding agmatine/peptidylarginine deiminase has product MTKNSIRYPAEWEKQSATWLAFPHNKTNWYGERGINIRKFYVELIRNITEFQPVNLLLPAKNFLTDEEKASLANRPFPVNFIVIKTNDIWIRDYGPFFMKKGDKKVVTETQFNAWGAKFPPWGLDNAIPQKIAEKQGLPLNESVPFIFEGGAIEVNGDGLGITTEDCLVGKNRNDEKDLKKVVKALCKAFGLKEMLVLPHGLHGDHTDGHIDNVARFVAKDRVVMCMTDNKRSPNYAILTEAQQFIESWLKEHYETAKVDTLPLPPQRVLDDGQILPASYMNYIYVNGGLIFPKYKCPNDAKAKKYFESVYPDRKVIGIDCRTVIEEGGSLHCMSKHESE; this is encoded by the coding sequence ATGACGAAAAATTCAATTCGTTATCCGGCGGAATGGGAAAAGCAGAGTGCCACGTGGCTTGCATTCCCGCACAACAAGACGAACTGGTATGGTGAACGCGGCATCAACATCCGCAAGTTCTATGTAGAACTTATCCGTAATATCACGGAATTCCAGCCGGTGAATCTGTTGCTCCCCGCCAAAAACTTTTTGACCGACGAAGAAAAGGCATCTCTCGCCAATCGCCCGTTCCCGGTGAACTTTATCGTCATCAAGACAAACGACATCTGGATTCGCGACTACGGTCCGTTCTTTATGAAAAAAGGCGACAAGAAGGTCGTTACCGAAACGCAGTTTAACGCCTGGGGCGCCAAGTTCCCGCCATGGGGACTCGATAACGCCATCCCGCAGAAGATTGCCGAAAAGCAGGGGCTCCCGCTCAACGAAAGCGTCCCGTTCATCTTCGAAGGCGGCGCTATCGAAGTCAACGGAGATGGTCTCGGCATTACGACCGAAGATTGCCTCGTCGGCAAGAACCGCAACGATGAAAAAGACTTGAAGAAAGTCGTCAAAGCTCTTTGCAAGGCTTTTGGCCTCAAGGAAATGCTCGTACTCCCGCACGGATTACACGGCGACCACACGGACGGCCACATCGATAACGTTGCACGCTTTGTCGCTAAAGACAGAGTCGTCATGTGCATGACGGACAACAAGCGCTCCCCCAACTACGCGATTTTGACCGAAGCCCAGCAGTTCATCGAAAGCTGGCTTAAGGAACATTACGAAACCGCCAAGGTCGATACGCTCCCGCTCCCGCCGCAGCGCGTGCTAGATGACGGACAAATTCTCCCAGCATCGTACATGAACTACATCTACGTGAACGGTGGACTCATCTTCCCGAAATACAAGTGCCCGAACGATGCGAAGGCAAAGAAGTATTTCGAGAGCGTGTACCCGGATCGCAAGGTAATTGGTATTGATTGCCGCACTGTGATTGAAGAAGGCGGCAGCCTCCACTGCATGAGCAAGCACGAAAGCGAGTAG
- a CDS encoding viroplasmin family protein yields MPKQKFYAVKSENEKKIVTTWDECQKLTHGVKGVLFKSFGSRDEAQAWLDGMEAPAPDGIRVFVDGSFSPGFGPAGWAFVVTEDDNELARGSGITAFDAESRNIDGEVMASFQAMRWLDAHDMKGVICHDYEGIARWAKGEWQAKSNIAKMYVAAAKPYLHRVQFEKVAAHTGVKWNELVDKLAKEAIAKARKK; encoded by the coding sequence ATGCCTAAACAGAAGTTCTATGCCGTAAAAAGCGAAAATGAAAAGAAAATTGTAACCACGTGGGACGAGTGCCAAAAACTCACGCATGGGGTTAAAGGTGTTTTGTTCAAATCCTTCGGTTCCCGCGATGAAGCGCAAGCTTGGCTCGACGGAATGGAGGCTCCTGCGCCCGATGGGATCCGTGTATTTGTCGATGGTTCGTTTTCGCCTGGATTTGGCCCTGCCGGCTGGGCGTTTGTTGTAACTGAAGACGACAATGAACTTGCCCGTGGTTCGGGAATTACGGCATTCGATGCTGAAAGTAGGAATATCGATGGGGAAGTGATGGCTTCGTTCCAGGCGATGAGATGGCTAGATGCGCACGATATGAAGGGCGTTATTTGCCACGACTACGAAGGCATTGCGCGCTGGGCTAAGGGTGAATGGCAAGCCAAGAGCAATATCGCCAAGATGTATGTGGCGGCTGCAAAACCTTATCTGCACCGTGTGCAGTTCGAAAAGGTCGCCGCCCATACTGGCGTCAAGTGGAACGAACTTGTAGATAAACTAGCAAAAGAAGCAATCGCAAAAGCGAGAAAGAAATAA
- a CDS encoding diphosphate--fructose-6-phosphate 1-phosphotransferase has translation MSENLSVLTKARQAYQPKLPVSLKNGALSVKINKGAATESVSDQAKIKELFPNTYGLPVVQFEAAEAKAGKALRMGVVLSGGQAPGGHNVIAGIYDGIKSVSKDSVLFGFLGGPSGLENGKYIEIDDAKMDAYRNAGGFDMIQSGRTKLETEEQFNKCIAVANKLDLDAIVIIGGDDSNTNAAVLGEYFQSKGVKTCVCGCPKTIDGDLKNEYIETSFGFDTAVKTYSELIGNIMRDANSAQKYWHFIKLMGRSASHIALEAALQTHPNICLISEEVKAKQMKLKDVIKQVADVVYARAAQGKNFGVALIPEGLLEFIPDVGVLISELSEALAHHEAEVEGLDTAAKVEKLCAWVSAESAEVLKSLPAGIQAQLMLERDSHGNVQVSLIETEKLIIEMVKKELKNRGDFKGKFSALNHFFGYEGRCAAPSNFDADYCYSLGFAASVLALNGMNGYMSSVRNVTKGIENWVAGGLPITMMMNIERRHGADKPVIRKALVELEGPMSAPFKYFAARRDEWAKTESYTYPGPIQYWGPSEVCDITNFTIKLERGAM, from the coding sequence ATGTCCGAAAATCTCTCTGTACTGACCAAGGCCCGTCAGGCCTATCAGCCGAAGCTCCCGGTCTCCCTCAAGAATGGTGCCCTGAGCGTGAAGATTAACAAGGGTGCAGCTACGGAATCCGTTAGCGACCAGGCAAAGATCAAGGAACTCTTCCCGAACACCTACGGTCTTCCGGTTGTTCAGTTCGAAGCTGCCGAAGCCAAGGCTGGCAAGGCTCTCCGCATGGGCGTGGTTCTCTCTGGTGGCCAGGCTCCGGGTGGACATAACGTTATCGCTGGTATCTACGACGGCATCAAGTCCGTTTCCAAGGATTCCGTCCTTTTCGGTTTCCTCGGCGGTCCGAGCGGTCTCGAAAACGGCAAGTACATTGAAATTGACGACGCCAAGATGGACGCCTACCGCAACGCCGGTGGCTTCGACATGATCCAGTCTGGTCGTACCAAGCTCGAAACTGAAGAACAGTTCAACAAGTGCATCGCTGTTGCTAACAAGCTCGACCTCGACGCTATCGTTATCATCGGTGGTGACGACTCCAACACGAACGCAGCTGTTCTCGGTGAATACTTCCAGTCCAAGGGCGTCAAGACCTGCGTTTGCGGTTGCCCGAAGACCATCGACGGTGACTTGAAGAACGAATACATCGAAACCTCTTTCGGTTTCGACACCGCTGTGAAGACCTACTCTGAACTCATCGGCAACATCATGCGCGATGCTAACTCCGCTCAGAAGTACTGGCACTTCATCAAGCTCATGGGCCGCTCTGCTTCCCATATCGCTCTCGAAGCCGCTCTCCAGACCCACCCGAACATCTGCCTTATCTCTGAAGAAGTCAAGGCTAAGCAGATGAAGCTCAAGGACGTGATCAAGCAGGTTGCTGACGTTGTCTATGCTCGTGCAGCTCAGGGCAAGAACTTCGGTGTCGCCCTCATTCCGGAAGGCCTCCTCGAATTCATCCCGGACGTTGGCGTCCTTATCTCTGAACTTTCTGAAGCCCTCGCCCACCACGAAGCTGAAGTCGAAGGTCTCGACACGGCTGCTAAGGTCGAAAAGCTCTGCGCATGGGTCAGCGCTGAATCCGCTGAAGTCCTCAAGAGCCTCCCGGCTGGCATCCAGGCTCAGCTCATGCTCGAACGCGACAGCCATGGCAACGTTCAGGTTTCTCTCATCGAAACTGAAAAGCTCATCATCGAAATGGTCAAGAAGGAACTCAAGAACCGTGGTGACTTCAAGGGCAAGTTCTCTGCTCTCAACCACTTCTTCGGTTACGAAGGCCGTTGCGCAGCTCCGTCCAACTTCGACGCAGACTACTGCTACAGCCTCGGCTTTGCTGCCTCTGTTCTCGCCCTCAATGGCATGAACGGCTACATGAGCTCAGTCCGCAACGTCACCAAGGGTATCGAAAACTGGGTCGCTGGCGGCCTTCCGATCACCATGATGATGAACATCGAACGCCGTCACGGTGCCGACAAGCCGGTTATCCGTAAGGCTCTCGTTGAACTCGAAGGCCCGATGAGCGCTCCGTTCAAGTACTTCGCCGCTCGCCGCGACGAATGGGCAAAGACTGAATCTTACACCTACCCGGGTCCGATCCAGTACTGGGGTCCGAGCGAAGTTTGCGATATCACGAACTTCACGATCAAGCTCGAACGCGGTGCAATGTAA
- a CDS encoding peptidylprolyl isomerase encodes MSLKLISRGVAAVLVTAGIASAQLMNTKSIDVIRVEKTGISAGKIDSLATMLGQQQAPGQKLTEEMMTQLRYAVVDNLVGQELIKLEAKKMGIKVSASKVDSLTALFKKQFPSEEAFQKELKKSNTTMAQFKSKIEDQLKSEQILEKKVPYPEAPTEKQLQAFWELNKTKVAINDTISGARIFISTKGKSAQEINDAKDMLKGLAAQVRSKKATFAQLAAMYSDDKDAKKTGGIMNKFLAKSKSAAFAKAVGKIKVGEISEVITENDGVSIFMLTEKNDGKFESYKHQIDYILRVQAEQERQAKLKAYLDDLGKTYKVQYLDKKYEPPQAIGSAK; translated from the coding sequence ATGTCTCTTAAACTCATTTCTCGTGGTGTTGCTGCCGTGCTCGTTACTGCCGGTATTGCTTCTGCTCAGTTGATGAATACGAAAAGCATCGATGTCATCCGTGTCGAAAAGACCGGTATTTCTGCTGGTAAAATCGATAGCCTTGCAACCATGCTCGGTCAGCAGCAGGCTCCGGGCCAGAAGTTGACTGAAGAAATGATGACTCAACTTCGCTATGCCGTTGTTGACAATCTCGTGGGTCAGGAACTCATCAAGCTCGAAGCCAAGAAGATGGGCATCAAGGTTTCCGCATCCAAGGTGGACAGCTTGACCGCACTCTTCAAGAAGCAGTTCCCGAGCGAAGAAGCTTTCCAGAAGGAACTCAAGAAGTCTAACACGACGATGGCTCAGTTCAAGTCCAAGATTGAAGACCAGCTCAAGAGCGAACAGATTCTCGAAAAGAAGGTTCCGTATCCGGAAGCTCCGACCGAAAAGCAGCTCCAGGCTTTCTGGGAACTCAACAAGACTAAGGTCGCTATCAACGATACGATTAGCGGTGCCCGCATCTTTATCTCTACCAAGGGTAAGAGCGCTCAGGAAATCAACGACGCTAAGGATATGTTGAAGGGTCTTGCAGCCCAGGTTCGCTCCAAGAAGGCTACGTTTGCTCAGCTTGCTGCCATGTACAGCGACGACAAGGATGCTAAGAAGACTGGCGGTATCATGAACAAGTTCCTCGCCAAGTCCAAGAGTGCCGCTTTCGCCAAGGCTGTTGGCAAGATCAAGGTCGGTGAAATTTCCGAAGTCATTACGGAAAATGACGGTGTGTCTATCTTCATGCTTACTGAAAAGAACGACGGCAAGTTTGAAAGCTACAAGCACCAGATCGATTACATCTTGCGTGTGCAGGCTGAACAGGAACGCCAGGCTAAGCTCAAGGCTTACCTCGACGACCTCGGCAAGACCTACAAGGTCCAGTACCTCGACAAGAAGTACGAACCGCCTCAGGCAATCGGCTCTGCTAAGTAA
- a CDS encoding methylated-DNA--[protein]-cysteine S-methyltransferase, whose protein sequence is MKFNDPKFTKISHRNVWGEWTFIFEGSKLCGLKFRETSDEVKATPSNVQACAYASPDMETQLNSRVRSAYRKAVNELNLYLAGKICEFSIPIKIYGTDFQKKVLEVTRKIPYGKTCTYKQVAEAVGHPQAVRAVGNVLHNNPIQVVIPCHRVIDSRGRLSGYALGVGLKRRLLCMEGAIPNELMLE, encoded by the coding sequence ATGAAGTTTAATGACCCGAAATTCACAAAGATAAGCCACCGGAATGTCTGGGGCGAATGGACCTTTATCTTCGAAGGATCAAAGCTTTGTGGTCTAAAATTTCGGGAAACTTCAGATGAAGTAAAAGCGACTCCGAGCAACGTGCAGGCTTGCGCCTATGCAAGCCCCGACATGGAAACGCAATTAAATAGTCGCGTTCGCAGCGCCTACCGCAAGGCGGTGAACGAACTTAATTTGTACCTCGCAGGCAAGATCTGCGAGTTTTCTATACCCATAAAAATCTACGGCACCGACTTTCAGAAGAAAGTTCTCGAAGTCACACGCAAAATTCCATACGGTAAAACTTGTACGTACAAACAAGTTGCCGAAGCTGTCGGACATCCGCAGGCAGTCCGCGCCGTTGGGAATGTTCTGCACAACAATCCGATTCAGGTCGTCATCCCCTGCCACCGCGTGATTGACAGTCGCGGTCGACTGAGCGGTTATGCGCTTGGCGTCGGATTAAAAAGAAGGCTCCTCTGCATGGAGGGAGCCATTCCGAATGAATTAATGTTGGAATAA